The genomic DNA GACCTGCCGCTCCTCGCGTCGCTGTTCTTCCAGAATACGCGGTCGGGGCGCCAGATTGCCGACAACGAACCGCTCGAGGTCTGGGAGAACCTGCCCCCCGAGCCGGGGGTGACCAGCTACGCGCAGGGCGGCGCGTTCGTGACGAGTGACCAGTTCGGCGACCTGTACATTCGTCGGCGCAAGCTGGGTGCGGCCGACCTGGAGCAAGACGGCTCACTCAAGGTGCAGATCCCCGGTGGTATGCCTGTCACCTTGGCGACCTTCGCGAAGCTGGCCGGTGAAGGCGAAGCGAAGAAACACTTCCAGCGGGAAGAGATGCAGTTCTACCCGGGTGAGTGGGTGCGCCAGTCGTTCAGGCGGGATCTCTTCAACGGCATGTGTGCCGGCTGTCACGGCTCGGTGACGGGTTACGAAAATCGGATCGCGGTCAATCCGGACATCCTCACTCAGGCATCGCAGGTCGACGCACGCAGCAAGGCTGCGAAGGACCTGACCAGCGGTGGCGGCGACATCAAGGGCCCGCCGTTCGACTGACCGAGTCCAAAGAACTCGAGAAAGAGTATCGGCGCCGCGCTGAGGGCGTCGGGCGAAAACACGACTCTCGCCGTGTTCGACTGCCCGACGAGCGGGTTGGGCGGGGATGGGTGCGTTACTCTCAGCCCCAGCGGGCGCCGATGGAGAGAACGTAACGCGTGATCTCGCGGGCGCCACCCCCCGCCCGGGGACGTGGCTGCGTCGAGAAGGCTGCGGCCCTCAGGCGCGCCAAAAACCCCGGGATTTCAGCAAAAGTATCCCAAGGCCGGCGAGCCAAGCAGAGTGGTCGCCGGCCCTGCTGCAGAGTTTTGCTGTTTGGGTCAGACCCGCTCGATGATGGTGGCGATGCCCATGCCACCGCCGATGCAGAGTGTGATGAGCGCCGTGGCCTTGCCGGAGCGCTCGAGCTCGTCGAGGGCGGTACCGAGCAGCGCGGCGCCCGTGGCGCCGAGAGGGTGACCGAGTGCAATGGCACCGCCGTTGACGTTCACTCGCGCCGGATCGATCTCGAGGCGGCGAATGGTGTTGAGCGGGACCACCGCGAAGGCCTCGTTGATCTCCCACAGATCGATGTCCTTGGCGTTCATGCCGGCCTTCTTCAACGCCGCCTCCGAGGCAGGTGTCGGCGCGGTCAACATGATGACGGGCTCTGCACCGTAGGTGGCGACTGACCGGATCTTGGCTCTCGGCTTGAGCCCACTTTTCTTCACGTAGCCTTCCGAGGCGAGGAGCACGAGCGCAGCGCCGTCGACGATGCCGCTGGAGTTTCCGGCGTGATGCAGGTGCTTGATCTCCTTGACGGCGGGGTAACGCGACAGCGCCAGCTGGTCGAGGGTCTCACCGTTCGGGCCGAAAGGGGCCGCACCCATCATCACGAACGACGGCTCGAGTCCCGCCAGACTCTCGATCGTGGCGCCGGGCCGCGGGTGTTCGTCACGTTCGAGGACGATCTTGCCGTCGTCGTCGACCACCGAAAACAGGCTCTTTGCAAAGCGTTTTTCTGCAATCGCCCGGGCTGCGTTTGCCTGGCTCTGCACCGCAAAGCGATCGAGGTCCTCGCGGGTGACGCCGTCCAGCGTGGCAATCAGGTCGGCACTGATGCCCTGTGGCACCTGAAACAGACGCTTGCGGAGCTTCAGATTGAGGCCGTCGATCATGGCCTCGTCGGAGCCCATGGGTACGCGCGACATGCTCTCGACGCCACCGCCGACGACCAGATCTTGCTGTCCGGCCATCACGCCCATGGCCGCAAAGTTCACGGCCTGGAGACCGGAGCCGCAGAAGCGATTCAGGGTGACGCCGGTCACTGTCTCGGGCCAGTCGGCGGCCAAGATCGAGTTACGGGCGATGCACGCCCCCTGCTCCTTCACCTGCGACACACAGCCGATCACGACGTCCTCGACGTCTTCGGCGCGCAGCCCGACGCGCTTCGGCAGTTGGTTCAACGTCTGAGCGACGAGCTCCTGGGGGTGAATGCTACTGAGCGCGCCTTTGCCGGCTTTGCCGCGGCCGCGGGGGGTTCGGACTGCGTCGATGATGTAGGCAACGGACATGCAGATCTCCTCCGGAATGGGCGGGAACCGTAACACAGGCGGGCCGACGTGCCCGTCGCCTCCGAGGCCGCAAATTGGGCGGAAGGGTCGAGCGAAGCTATGCTTTTCCATGTAGTGCACATATTTGCTGCCACCCTCCTGGCCATCGTCGTGCTGGTACTGGGTGCGCCGCGGCAGTCGGACGCGCCCCCGGGTCGCCGCTACGTGGTCGCCGCGATCGGGGACTCCCTGACCGACACCCGCGCCGGGGGTGGCAAGTACATGAAGGCGCTTGCGGAGCGCTGCCCCGAGAGTCGCTTCGACGCCTACGGTGTCGGCGGGCAGCGTACCGATCACATGCGCTGGCGCTTCACCGAGGATTTGTTCGGCGAGAGCACGCCATGGATCAAGCGCCCGCACTACACCCACGTCATCATTCTGGGTGGTGTGAACGATCTCGCTGCGGCCTCATTGAGCGAGGCGCGCATCGGACGCATCCGCGGCAATCTGTCGTACATGTACCGAACCGGCCGCAAACGCGGGCTATCGGTGGTCGCGCTGACGATTGCGCCTTGGGGGCGCCTGCGCGGAGTCGACGACAAACGCGTGCAGGCGACCGAGGCGCTGAACACGTGGATCCGGGAGCAAGGGACGACGGGTGAGGTAGACCAGGTCGTTGACATCCACCCCAGTCTGAGCTGCGGTGATTCGCAGTTGTTGTGTCCCAAGTATCGGCGTTTTGCCAACGACCACATTCA from Myxococcales bacterium includes the following:
- a CDS encoding acetyl-CoA C-acetyltransferase, translated to MSVAYIIDAVRTPRGRGKAGKGALSSIHPQELVAQTLNQLPKRVGLRAEDVEDVVIGCVSQVKEQGACIARNSILAADWPETVTGVTLNRFCGSGLQAVNFAAMGVMAGQQDLVVGGGVESMSRVPMGSDEAMIDGLNLKLRKRLFQVPQGISADLIATLDGVTREDLDRFAVQSQANAARAIAEKRFAKSLFSVVDDDGKIVLERDEHPRPGATIESLAGLEPSFVMMGAAPFGPNGETLDQLALSRYPAVKEIKHLHHAGNSSGIVDGAALVLLASEGYVKKSGLKPRAKIRSVATYGAEPVIMLTAPTPASEAALKKAGMNAKDIDLWEINEAFAVVPLNTIRRLEIDPARVNVNGGAIALGHPLGATGAALLGTALDELERSGKATALITLCIGGGMGIATIIERV
- a CDS encoding SGNH/GDSL hydrolase family protein; translated protein: MHIFAATLLAIVVLVLGAPRQSDAPPGRRYVVAAIGDSLTDTRAGGGKYMKALAERCPESRFDAYGVGGQRTDHMRWRFTEDLFGESTPWIKRPHYTHVIILGGVNDLAAASLSEARIGRIRGNLSYMYRTGRKRGLSVVALTIAPWGRLRGVDDKRVQATEALNTWIREQGTTGEVDQVVDIHPSLSCGDSQLLCPKYRRFANDHIHWGTQGHEVVAQALAKHVFSDCR